In Alphaproteobacteria bacterium, one genomic interval encodes:
- a CDS encoding TauD/TfdA family dioxygenase, whose protein sequence is MNVLAREPAIKVQKVKEHVGAIITGVDLTKPMDKATFDTVYDALLENVAVAIRGNILTPAQYQAAAEQFGELMEDQNRLYLVDGHPLISVLSNRHKASDGKPAKVANNATWHTDHTNQEYPPKFTMLYAVELPDSGGGTGVCNMRAAYESLPEEKRRQIVDMKTENTLISSARMEGANPDIVKAQKESTKPPTIQPLVRTHPDTGTKAIWFHKAKTERIIGMEPQETQDFLEDLLQTAIRPEFHFVHEWRVGDMLIIDNRSAMHKAGFNFDKSQHRHLHRILVRGDRPS, encoded by the coding sequence ATGAACGTGCTCGCCAGGGAACCCGCCATCAAAGTCCAGAAGGTCAAGGAGCATGTCGGCGCCATCATCACCGGCGTGGACCTGACCAAACCGATGGACAAGGCGACCTTCGACACCGTCTATGACGCGCTGCTGGAAAACGTCGCCGTCGCGATCCGGGGCAATATCCTCACCCCGGCCCAGTACCAGGCCGCGGCCGAACAGTTCGGCGAGCTGATGGAGGACCAGAACCGGCTCTATCTGGTCGACGGGCATCCGCTGATCAGCGTGCTGTCGAACCGGCACAAGGCGTCTGACGGCAAGCCGGCCAAGGTCGCCAACAACGCCACCTGGCATACGGACCACACCAACCAGGAATACCCGCCGAAATTCACCATGCTCTATGCGGTCGAACTGCCGGACAGCGGCGGCGGCACGGGGGTCTGCAACATGCGCGCGGCCTATGAATCTCTTCCGGAAGAAAAGCGCCGGCAGATCGTCGACATGAAGACGGAAAACACGCTGATCAGCAGCGCCCGGATGGAAGGCGCCAATCCGGATATCGTGAAGGCGCAGAAGGAATCGACCAAACCGCCGACGATCCAGCCGCTGGTCCGCACCCATCCGGATACCGGTACAAAGGCGATCTGGTTCCACAAGGCCAAGACCGAACGGATCATCGGTATGGAACCGCAGGAAACCCAGGATTTCCTGGAAGACCTGTTGCAGACGGCGATCAGGCCGGAATTCCACTTCGTGCATGAATGGCGGGTCGGCGACATGCTGATCATCGACAACCGCTCGGCCATGCACAAGGCGGGGTTCAATTTCGACAAGAGCCAGCACCGCCACCTGCACCGCATTCTGGTGCGCGGCGACCGGCCGTCATGA
- a CDS encoding xanthine dehydrogenase family protein molybdopterin-binding subunit, which produces MTRFAIGQPVSRTEDPRLLKGGGRYMDDVTLPRQTHAYFLRSPHAHARIVSIDCAAAKAMPGVLLVLTGADYAADGLGAINCAVPNLTRRDGSPMYRPSHPAMQPDRVRIVGDPVAIVVAETLPQARDAAEAIAVAYDPLPVIADTATAANGQSGTLWDDCPENEAFLFTVGDEAATAAGFAKADHVVKQRIRINRVATVSMEPRGCNASYDPLADTYTVYAGVQRTHGLRRDLAENFFHLPEHRFRVHSNDVGGSFGMKGGTYVEYPLALWASRKLGRPVKWACDRSESFASDEHARDNVTDAELALSREGDFLALRVKTTVNLGAYLATMGPQPGIGNVGTLAGVYTTPAIHVAVTGAFTNMNPTSPYRGAGRPEAAYVIERLIDTAARELGIDRVEIRRRNMIPADAFPYQTALTFNYDSGDFKTILDKAIATADYAGFEARRAAAAARGRLRGIGFSCTIEQAGGRNFQEVAELRFEPSGSVTLYIGTVSHGQGHDTIYRQILSEHLGLEAEDIRVVEGDTDRVTFGIGTFGSRSTSMGGSAIVLAAEKIAAKGKRIAAHMMETSEADIVFVNGTFSVAGTDRAVSIRDVARAAFLVTALPKDIEPGFSETGTFVPEVSNFPNGTHVCEVEIDPDTGRVTMERYVVVDDVGTVINPALLKGQIHGGIAQGVGQILMEDIAYDPQSGQLLTGSFMDYAMPRADDFCDFEVESHPVPTPTNPLGAKGAGEAGTVGAMPAAMNAIIDALSPLGVTCLDLPTTPERIWRAIRDARS; this is translated from the coding sequence ATGACACGATTCGCCATCGGACAACCGGTATCCCGCACGGAAGACCCCCGGCTGCTGAAGGGCGGCGGGCGCTACATGGACGATGTCACCCTGCCCCGCCAGACCCATGCGTATTTCCTGCGCTCGCCCCATGCCCATGCGCGGATCGTCTCCATCGACTGCGCGGCGGCGAAGGCGATGCCCGGCGTGCTGCTGGTGCTGACCGGCGCGGATTACGCCGCCGACGGGCTGGGCGCGATCAACTGCGCGGTGCCGAACCTGACGCGGCGCGACGGTTCGCCCATGTACCGCCCGTCGCATCCGGCGATGCAGCCGGACCGGGTGCGGATCGTCGGCGACCCGGTCGCCATCGTCGTCGCCGAAACCCTGCCGCAGGCGCGCGACGCGGCGGAGGCGATCGCGGTCGCATACGACCCCCTGCCCGTCATCGCCGATACCGCGACCGCCGCCAACGGCCAGTCCGGCACGCTGTGGGACGATTGCCCGGAAAACGAGGCGTTCCTGTTCACGGTCGGCGATGAAGCGGCGACAGCGGCGGGCTTCGCCAAAGCCGATCATGTCGTGAAACAGCGCATCCGGATCAACCGGGTCGCCACCGTGTCGATGGAGCCGCGCGGCTGCAACGCCAGCTACGATCCGCTGGCGGATACCTATACGGTCTATGCCGGGGTGCAGCGGACGCACGGGCTGCGCCGGGATCTGGCGGAGAATTTCTTCCACCTGCCCGAACACAGGTTCCGCGTCCATTCCAACGATGTCGGCGGCAGTTTCGGCATGAAGGGCGGCACCTATGTGGAATATCCGCTGGCGCTCTGGGCCTCGCGCAAGCTCGGGCGGCCGGTCAAATGGGCCTGCGACCGTTCGGAATCCTTCGCCAGCGACGAACATGCCCGCGACAACGTCACCGACGCGGAACTGGCGCTCAGCAGGGAGGGCGATTTCCTGGCGCTGCGGGTGAAGACAACGGTCAACCTGGGCGCCTATCTGGCGACGATGGGCCCGCAGCCGGGCATCGGCAATGTCGGCACGCTGGCGGGGGTGTACACGACGCCGGCGATCCATGTCGCGGTCACCGGCGCGTTCACAAACATGAACCCGACCAGCCCCTATCGCGGCGCGGGGCGGCCGGAAGCGGCCTATGTGATCGAGCGGCTGATCGATACCGCCGCGCGCGAGCTGGGTATCGACCGGGTCGAAATCCGTCGCCGCAACATGATTCCCGCCGACGCCTTCCCCTACCAGACCGCGCTGACCTTCAACTATGACAGCGGCGATTTCAAAACCATCCTGGACAAGGCCATCGCCACGGCCGATTACGCCGGGTTCGAGGCGCGGCGGGCGGCGGCGGCGGCGCGCGGCCGGCTGCGCGGCATCGGGTTTTCCTGCACCATCGAACAGGCGGGCGGACGCAATTTCCAGGAGGTCGCGGAACTGCGCTTCGAGCCCTCGGGCAGCGTCACGCTGTATATCGGCACGGTGTCGCACGGCCAGGGACATGACACGATCTACCGCCAGATTCTGAGCGAGCATCTGGGGCTGGAGGCCGAGGATATCCGCGTTGTCGAGGGCGATACGGACCGCGTCACCTTCGGCATCGGCACCTTCGGCTCGCGCTCCACTTCCATGGGCGGGTCGGCCATCGTGCTGGCGGCGGAAAAAATCGCCGCCAAGGGCAAGCGGATCGCCGCGCATATGATGGAAACGTCCGAGGCGGATATCGTCTTCGTCAACGGCACGTTCTCGGTGGCGGGCACCGACCGCGCCGTTTCCATCCGCGATGTCGCGCGCGCCGCCTTCCTGGTCACCGCCCTGCCGAAGGATATCGAGCCGGGCTTCAGCGAGACCGGCACCTTCGTGCCCGAAGTCTCCAATTTTCCCAACGGCACCCATGTCTGCGAGGTGGAAATCGACCCGGATACGGGCCGGGTGACCATGGAGCGCTATGTCGTGGTCGACGATGTCGGCACGGTGATCAACCCGGCCCTGCTGAAGGGCCAGATTCATGGCGGCATCGCCCAGGGCGTGGGGCAGATACTGATGGAGGATATCGCCTATGACCCGCAAAGCGGCCAGTTGCTGACCGGCTCCTTCATGGACTACGCCATGCCGCGCGCGGATGATTTCTGCGATTTCGAGGTGGAGAGCCACCCGGTGCCGACCCCGACCAACCCGCTGGGCGCGAAGGGCGCGGGCGAGGCCGGCACGGTCGGCGCCATGCCCGCCGCCATGAACGCCATCATCGACGCGCTGTCGCCGCTGGGCGTGACCTGTCTCGACCTGCCGACAACGCCGGAACGCATCTGGCGGGCGATCCGGGACGCGAGGAGTTAA
- a CDS encoding NADP-dependent oxidoreductase — MQNQGVIFARRPDGAVTPDVFEIRDLPMPEAGPGDVLVRNIHLSCDPYMRGRFKADSNKAFTPGAVIPARTVAQVATSNNPAFREGDYVWGFMGWELYSRVPGGQGLRVVDPSLGPISHAITVLGMPGLTAQVGIMDIGRPSPGETCFVSSAAGAVGQVAGQIARMQGCRVVGSAGSDEKIAHVTGVLGFDAAFNYRTVPSIAAALEEHCPDGIDIYFDNVGGETLEAVIDRINPRARIAVCGQIASYDGESAEWGEPRNLEKIALAGAVKTRFSIYDHMDQYDDFVPRMAKWLKDGDVVYFEDIREGIENTPAAFIDMMQGGNLGKRLVRVGEEQG, encoded by the coding sequence ATGCAGAACCAGGGTGTCATATTCGCGAGGCGGCCCGACGGCGCGGTGACGCCGGATGTCTTCGAAATCCGCGACCTGCCGATGCCCGAAGCCGGGCCGGGCGATGTGCTGGTGCGGAATATCCACCTGTCCTGCGACCCTTATATGCGCGGGCGGTTCAAGGCGGATTCGAACAAGGCCTTCACCCCGGGCGCGGTCATTCCGGCGCGGACGGTGGCGCAGGTCGCGACCTCGAACAACCCGGCCTTCAGGGAAGGCGATTACGTCTGGGGTTTCATGGGGTGGGAGCTGTATTCGCGGGTGCCGGGCGGGCAGGGGCTGCGCGTGGTCGATCCGTCGCTGGGCCCAATATCGCATGCGATCACCGTGCTCGGCATGCCGGGGCTGACCGCGCAGGTCGGCATCATGGATATCGGCCGGCCGTCGCCGGGCGAAACCTGCTTCGTCTCCTCGGCGGCGGGGGCGGTCGGGCAGGTGGCGGGACAGATCGCCAGAATGCAGGGCTGCCGGGTCGTCGGCAGCGCCGGCAGCGACGAAAAGATCGCCCATGTCACCGGCGTGCTCGGCTTCGACGCGGCGTTCAACTACAGGACGGTTCCGTCCATCGCCGCGGCGCTGGAGGAACACTGCCCCGACGGCATCGACATCTATTTCGACAATGTCGGCGGCGAGACGCTGGAAGCGGTGATCGACCGAATCAACCCGCGCGCCCGCATCGCCGTCTGCGGCCAGATCGCCAGCTATGACGGCGAAAGCGCCGAATGGGGCGAACCCCGCAACCTGGAAAAAATCGCGCTGGCCGGCGCGGTGAAGACGCGGTTTTCCATCTACGACCACATGGACCAGTACGACGATTTCGTGCCGCGCATGGCGAAATGGCTGAAGGACGGCGACGTGGTGTATTTCGAGGATATCCGGGAGGGGATCGAGAACACGCCGGCGGCTTTCATCGACATGATGCAGGGCGGCAATCTGGGCAAGCGGCTGGTGCGGGTGGGCGAGGAACAAGGGTAG
- a CDS encoding alpha/beta fold hydrolase, with the protein MPYFEREGAKLYFEDNGTAGDTRTAILMTHGYGASSAMWQGQVAAFGDMFRMIRWDVRGHGRSEVRDDMACFSAEHVIADMAALLDHLGIEKAILAGHSLGGFMSLRFHSFHPERVIGLILQGSGPGFRNAEAREKWNTVACEKADRLEAGGLDALGGGSEARMCTHLSAKGLANAARGILTHTDSRVMEHLPDIAVPTLIIVGAEDSNFLGAASYMEKKIAGAQHVVIPDARHGCNVDQPDAVNRALADFLAAF; encoded by the coding sequence ATGCCATATTTCGAACGGGAAGGCGCGAAACTGTATTTCGAGGATAACGGGACCGCCGGGGATACCCGCACCGCCATCCTGATGACGCACGGCTACGGCGCGAGTTCGGCGATGTGGCAGGGGCAGGTCGCGGCGTTCGGGGACATGTTCCGCATGATCCGCTGGGACGTGCGCGGGCACGGGCGGAGCGAGGTTCGCGACGACATGGCCTGTTTCAGCGCCGAACATGTCATCGCCGACATGGCGGCGCTGCTGGACCATCTGGGCATCGAAAAGGCGATTCTCGCCGGGCATTCGCTGGGCGGGTTCATGTCGCTGCGCTTTCACAGTTTCCACCCGGAGCGGGTCATCGGCCTGATTCTTCAGGGCAGCGGCCCCGGCTTCCGCAATGCGGAGGCACGGGAGAAATGGAACACGGTCGCCTGCGAGAAGGCCGACCGGCTGGAGGCCGGGGGGCTGGACGCGCTGGGCGGCGGCTCTGAAGCCCGCATGTGCACCCATCTGTCGGCGAAGGGGCTGGCGAACGCCGCACGCGGCATCCTGACCCATACGGATTCCCGGGTGATGGAGCACCTGCCGGATATCGCCGTGCCGACGCTGATTATTGTCGGCGCGGAGGACAGCAATTTCCTCGGCGCGGCATCCTATATGGAAAAGAAGATCGCCGGCGCGCAACATGTGGTCATTCCAGATGCCCGGCACGGCTGCAATGTCGACCAGCCGGACGCGGTGAACCGGGCGCTGGCGGATTTTCTCGCCGCATTCTGA
- a CDS encoding hydroxyacid dehydrogenase has product MTGPAKPKSALFYDYPLSNGVVYTPEARARIAALTDPYPEVINAGNFDDHAAALADVEIVFATWGLMPFEERHFAALPKLKAVFYAAGNVKAFARPLIDRDIVLVSAWQANAIPVAEMCLSQILLSLRGYFRAVRQYRDVHITAAARAFTHPGVNGATVGLLGVGKIGTRLRRLLRDYPLRVIAYDPFLTAERAAELGIESVAMDAVFERADVVSNHIPDIPETRGVLTERQFAAMRSGATFINTGRGAQVVEEDLIRVLRARTDLTALLDVTMPEPPVNGSPLWDLPNVIVSPHVGGTVGDECPRLSALALDEFERWMRGEPLTQQVTAEVLATMG; this is encoded by the coding sequence ATGACCGGACCGGCGAAACCGAAATCCGCCCTGTTTTACGATTACCCCCTGTCCAACGGCGTGGTGTATACGCCGGAGGCGCGGGCACGGATCGCGGCGCTGACCGACCCCTATCCCGAAGTCATCAACGCGGGCAATTTCGACGACCACGCGGCGGCGCTGGCCGATGTGGAGATCGTCTTCGCGACCTGGGGGCTGATGCCCTTCGAGGAACGCCATTTCGCCGCCCTGCCGAAGCTGAAGGCGGTGTTCTACGCCGCCGGCAACGTGAAGGCCTTCGCCAGGCCGCTGATCGACCGCGACATCGTCCTGGTCAGCGCCTGGCAGGCGAATGCGATCCCGGTGGCGGAAATGTGCCTGTCGCAGATCCTGCTGTCGCTGCGCGGCTATTTCCGCGCCGTCCGGCAATACCGCGACGTGCATATCACCGCCGCCGCCAGGGCCTTCACGCATCCGGGCGTGAACGGCGCCACCGTCGGGCTGCTGGGCGTCGGCAAGATCGGCACGCGGCTGCGCCGCCTGCTGCGCGATTATCCGCTGCGGGTGATCGCGTACGACCCCTTCCTGACGGCGGAACGCGCCGCCGAACTGGGCATTGAATCCGTCGCGATGGACGCGGTGTTCGAACGCGCCGACGTTGTCTCCAACCATATCCCGGACATCCCCGAGACGCGCGGGGTGCTGACCGAACGGCAGTTCGCCGCGATGCGCAGCGGCGCCACCTTCATCAATACCGGGCGCGGCGCGCAGGTGGTCGAGGAGGACCTGATCCGCGTGCTGCGGGCCCGCACCGACCTCACCGCCCTGCTCGACGTGACCATGCCGGAACCGCCGGTGAACGGCTCGCCGCTCTGGGACCTGCCCAATGTGATCGTCAGCCCCCATGTCGGCGGTACGGTCGGCGACGAATGCCCGCGCCTGTCGGCCCTCGCCCTCGACGAATTCGAGCGCTGGATGCGCGGCGAACCGCTGACCCAGCAGGTCACGGCGGAGGTGCTCGCGACGATGGGCTGA